From a single Chitinophaga sp. Cy-1792 genomic region:
- a CDS encoding histidine phosphatase family protein has translation MSLHYKPYLYSMRPILLFSLIGLMMACQPKAPEKQVIPVSDDTTFLTGTVYLVRHAERYEGYDSTLTPEGRIRAGKLYQELKDSGINKIYITRFRRSIETADSFRILGKVDTVFYLADTTGESLIYEITRHEDWGKHLLVIGHANTIVPIIKAFGAKSPVTTIPDKDFEHMFVIKKEKAETTVQERCY, from the coding sequence ATGAGCCTCCATTATAAGCCTTACCTTTACAGTATGCGCCCGATATTACTATTCTCCCTCATTGGCCTGATGATGGCCTGCCAGCCTAAAGCGCCGGAAAAACAGGTTATCCCTGTTTCAGATGATACTACTTTCCTTACCGGAACCGTTTACCTCGTCCGCCATGCCGAAAGGTACGAAGGGTACGATTCCACACTCACCCCCGAAGGCCGCATCCGCGCCGGCAAACTCTATCAGGAACTGAAAGACTCCGGCATCAACAAAATATATATCACCCGGTTTCGCCGCAGCATTGAAACAGCCGATAGCTTCCGTATCCTCGGAAAGGTAGATACCGTCTTTTATCTCGCCGATACCACCGGAGAATCACTGATTTATGAAATTACCCGCCACGAAGACTGGGGTAAACATCTCCTCGTTATCGGCCATGCCAACACGATAGTGCCTATTATCAAGGCTTTTGGCGCTAAATCGCCGGTAACTACCATCCCTGATAAAGATTTTGAACATATGTTCGTGATAAAGAAGGAAAAGGCAGAGACAACAGTGCAGGAGCGGTGTTATTGA
- the mgtE gene encoding magnesium transporter, with protein sequence MENEALLEKFSDLVEEKNFRELTVYLDDQLITDIAELIHEEPDDAGVIINNLSISRAAAAFRILDFPLQEDVIKSLAPAKIAELLNELPADDRTSFLEELPSEAVKELIKLLDPEERRITLSLLGYKENSVGRIMTPDYIAVREEWTVKEVLNYIREHGKDSETIDVIYVIDSHGHLLDDFRIREFLLVSPDTVVHTLMDDRFVSLHVNDDQEEAIQVFRMENRVALPVVDDQGILLGIVTIDDMLWIANEEHTEDIQKIGGTEALDEPYLDMPLLKLVKKRVGWLVVLFIGEMLTATAMGFFEDEIAKAVVLALFVPLIISSGGNSGSQASTLIIQAMALGEITISDWWRVMRREIISGLLLGSTLGLIGFIRILLWNTFFHTYGEHTVLIGATVGFSLIGVVLWGTLSGSMLPLLLKKLGADPATSSAPFVATLVDVTGLLIYFSVAYSMMKGVLL encoded by the coding sequence ATGGAAAATGAAGCATTACTGGAAAAGTTCAGCGACCTGGTGGAAGAGAAAAACTTCCGGGAACTAACGGTTTATCTGGACGACCAGCTGATTACGGACATAGCAGAGCTCATTCACGAGGAGCCCGACGACGCAGGTGTTATCATCAACAACCTGTCGATAAGTCGTGCTGCAGCTGCTTTCCGTATTCTTGACTTTCCACTTCAGGAGGATGTTATTAAATCGTTAGCCCCCGCCAAGATTGCCGAATTACTGAATGAGTTACCAGCGGATGACCGTACGTCTTTCCTGGAGGAGCTTCCCAGTGAGGCGGTAAAGGAGCTGATAAAGCTGCTGGACCCGGAAGAAAGGCGGATTACCTTGTCGTTACTGGGTTATAAGGAGAACAGTGTGGGTCGTATCATGACCCCTGATTATATTGCTGTCCGGGAAGAATGGACGGTGAAGGAGGTGTTGAATTATATCCGTGAGCATGGGAAGGACAGTGAAACGATTGACGTTATTTATGTAATTGATAGTCATGGCCATTTGCTGGATGACTTCCGTATCCGTGAGTTCCTGCTGGTATCTCCTGACACGGTGGTGCATACACTGATGGACGACCGTTTTGTATCGTTGCATGTCAATGATGATCAGGAGGAGGCCATCCAGGTATTCCGTATGGAAAACCGTGTAGCCCTTCCCGTGGTAGATGACCAGGGTATACTGCTTGGTATCGTCACCATTGATGATATGTTGTGGATTGCTAATGAAGAGCATACAGAAGATATCCAGAAGATCGGTGGTACCGAGGCGTTGGATGAGCCTTACCTGGATATGCCATTACTAAAGCTGGTAAAGAAACGTGTAGGCTGGCTGGTAGTATTATTTATTGGTGAGATGCTGACAGCTACTGCCATGGGCTTTTTCGAAGATGAAATAGCCAAAGCGGTGGTACTGGCACTGTTTGTACCATTGATTATCTCCAGTGGCGGTAACAGTGGTTCTCAGGCTTCTACCCTTATCATCCAGGCCATGGCACTCGGCGAGATCACCATCAGCGACTGGTGGCGCGTTATGCGCCGGGAGATTATCTCCGGACTGTTGCTGGGTAGCACACTGGGATTGATAGGGTTCATCCGTATCCTGCTGTGGAATACCTTCTTCCATACTTATGGCGAGCATACCGTACTGATAGGCGCCACCGTAGGCTTCTCCCTGATAGGCGTTGTACTCTGGGGAACCTTATCCGGCTCTATGCTGCCGCTGCTGCTGAAGAAACTGGGTGCTGACCCTGCCACTTCCTCGGCTCCGTTCGTAGCCACGCTGGTGGATGTAACAGGATTGCTGATTTATTTCTCTGTGGCTTATTCCATGATGAAGGGCGTATTGCTGTAA
- a CDS encoding bestrophin family protein, producing MINYNPREWFTFIFRLHKADTVRKLFPMFIALSIYSGIIAWLELEVWKLSANSEVKNISLMHGLLGFVISLLLVFRTNTAYDRWWEGRRLWGTLVNSSRNLAIKLQAMLPADNTAARAWFKVMLPNYAYALKNHLRKTYIAEEMEAVPGMPDYSPDLTKHVPNQLAQLIMNKIMELHREGQLSGDQLIILNNELQSLTEVCGACERIKNTPIPFSYSVFIKKFIFFYIMTMPFGYVFSLGYLIIPMIVFIFFVLASLELIAEEIEDPFGKDANDLPTDGICGNIRMHVGELL from the coding sequence ATGATAAATTATAATCCGAGGGAATGGTTTACGTTTATATTCCGTTTGCACAAGGCTGATACGGTCAGGAAATTGTTTCCGATGTTCATTGCCCTGTCCATATATTCCGGAATAATAGCCTGGCTGGAGCTGGAAGTCTGGAAGCTGTCTGCCAACAGTGAGGTGAAGAATATATCCCTGATGCATGGTTTGCTGGGGTTTGTGATTTCTCTCCTGCTGGTATTCCGCACCAACACTGCCTATGACCGTTGGTGGGAAGGGCGCAGGCTATGGGGAACGCTGGTCAACAGCAGCCGGAATCTGGCGATCAAGTTGCAGGCCATGTTGCCGGCAGACAATACAGCGGCCCGGGCCTGGTTTAAGGTGATGCTCCCTAACTATGCCTATGCGCTGAAAAACCATCTCCGTAAAACCTATATAGCGGAGGAAATGGAGGCAGTACCAGGCATGCCGGACTACAGCCCGGACCTGACAAAGCATGTACCCAACCAGCTGGCGCAGCTGATTATGAACAAGATCATGGAACTGCACCGGGAAGGTCAGCTGAGCGGAGATCAGCTAATCATATTAAATAATGAGTTACAGTCGCTGACAGAGGTATGTGGCGCCTGTGAGCGTATTAAGAATACACCGATACCATTTTCCTATTCTGTGTTTATTAAGAAGTTCATATTTTTTTATATTATGACGATGCCCTTTGGATATGTATTCAGCCTGGGTTATCTGATCATTCCTATGATAGTGTTCATATTCTTTGTGCTGGCCAGTCTGGAGCTGATTGCCGAAGAAATTGAAGATCCGTTTGGCAAGGATGCCAACGACCTGCCCACAGACGGTATTTGTGGGAATATTCGCATGCATGTAGGAGAATTATTATAG
- a CDS encoding SET domain-containing protein, translated as MIKPYLYVQKSKGKGRGVFTNEDIPAGTRIETSPVLVLSHEDTILADKTFLHNYLFLWGDDESESIVALGFCSIYNHDYTPNCKYEMDFEEETMSIITRKAIKKGEELTINYNGVPTNKSPLWFDMAAADGTAEEPKKGKNKEKKKKKKK; from the coding sequence ATGATTAAGCCATACTTATACGTGCAAAAATCCAAAGGCAAAGGCCGCGGGGTTTTTACAAACGAAGATATTCCAGCAGGGACAAGGATCGAAACATCCCCGGTACTGGTACTTTCCCATGAAGATACCATCCTGGCTGATAAAACTTTCCTCCATAACTACCTGTTCCTCTGGGGCGACGACGAGTCGGAATCTATCGTGGCACTGGGCTTCTGCTCCATCTATAACCACGATTATACACCCAATTGCAAGTATGAGATGGACTTCGAAGAAGAAACCATGAGTATTATCACCCGCAAAGCTATTAAGAAAGGGGAAGAACTCACCATCAACTACAACGGTGTTCCTACCAATAAATCCCCGCTCTGGTTCGATATGGCCGCTGCCGACGGTACCGCCGAAGAACCTAAAAAAGGGAAAAACAAAGAAAAAAAGAAAAAGAAGAAGAAATAA
- a CDS encoding MarR family winged helix-turn-helix transcriptional regulator: MSFYASLGHLVFGTRLRRLSEYFLMEVNKIYEQEGIPFDASWFPVFYILSKGQPMPMIDIADQLEISHSAVSQMVTNLRKRGLVKTDSCNDDRRRQLVAFTPEGETLLKRVQPIWKAITEAMEEMADEHKHSKLILTAIAELEQSVQETPLADRIKQKI; this comes from the coding sequence ATGTCCTTCTACGCCTCTCTCGGTCACCTGGTATTTGGTACCAGACTTCGTCGCCTCAGCGAATACTTCCTCATGGAAGTAAATAAAATCTACGAACAGGAAGGTATTCCCTTCGATGCCAGCTGGTTTCCGGTGTTTTATATTCTCTCCAAAGGGCAGCCCATGCCAATGATTGATATCGCCGATCAGCTGGAAATAAGCCACAGCGCCGTCAGTCAGATGGTAACCAACCTGCGTAAAAGAGGCCTCGTAAAAACAGATTCCTGCAACGACGACCGCCGCCGCCAGCTGGTAGCCTTCACGCCCGAAGGGGAAACCCTCCTCAAACGTGTACAGCCAATCTGGAAGGCCATCACCGAAGCCATGGAAGAAATGGCAGATGAACATAAACATAGTAAGCTGATACTTACTGCCATAGCGGAATTAGAACAGTCCGTCCAGGAAACACCACTGGCAGATAGAATCAAACAGAAAATCTGA
- the hutH gene encoding histidine ammonia-lyase, with amino-acid sequence MSHSFKYGIDTLSVAKVLDIAAGKVKGVLVPEAIDRINASAGYVQSIVSQHTTVYGINTGFGPLCDTKISEEDTRTLQYNILQSHSVGVGDSIPEEISRIMLITKVHALAQGFSGAALATLERIIWHIENRVTPCVPEKGSVGASGDLAPLSHLFLPLIGLGKVWYKGQVTDMQQVFRQEQLKSVALGPKEGLALINGTQFILSFAVKAVSRLHNALEAADIIGALSLEGLMGTAKPFDPRLHDIRPYPGNKLVAHRLKTMLDNSEIMASHIDCGRVQDPYSLRCMPQVHGASRTAWEHLNYLTGIELNAVTDNPIIFSAEDTISGGNFHGQPMALPLDYATVAAAELGNISDRRCYMMIEGRYGLPKLLIQDAGLNSGFMIPQYTTAALVTENKTLCFPASADSVPTSLGQEDHVSMGSISGRKLNQVIGNLEYILAIELLYAAQAVDFRRPLKSGPILEAVHAFTRQHVTFADKDRIFATDIEALHKIITNQSLVNVANEAAANSQLSLNGIYHEQFGLY; translated from the coding sequence ATGAGTCATAGTTTCAAATATGGTATTGATACATTATCTGTAGCGAAAGTCCTCGACATCGCCGCAGGTAAAGTAAAAGGAGTGCTGGTGCCTGAAGCCATCGACCGTATCAATGCCAGCGCAGGATATGTACAGTCCATCGTTTCGCAGCATACTACCGTTTACGGTATCAACACCGGTTTCGGCCCGCTCTGCGATACTAAAATTTCAGAAGAAGATACCCGCACTTTGCAATACAACATCCTGCAAAGTCATAGTGTAGGCGTTGGCGATAGTATCCCGGAAGAGATCTCCCGTATTATGCTCATCACAAAGGTACATGCGCTGGCACAGGGATTTTCCGGTGCTGCACTGGCCACCCTGGAGCGTATCATCTGGCATATCGAAAACCGTGTGACGCCTTGTGTGCCTGAAAAAGGCTCTGTGGGCGCCTCCGGCGACCTCGCCCCTTTATCCCACCTCTTCCTGCCCCTGATAGGTCTGGGAAAAGTATGGTACAAAGGCCAGGTCACTGACATGCAGCAGGTATTCCGGCAGGAACAGCTGAAATCTGTAGCACTAGGCCCTAAAGAAGGCCTCGCCCTGATCAACGGTACCCAATTTATCCTCTCCTTCGCCGTTAAAGCAGTGTCCCGCCTCCATAATGCGCTGGAAGCTGCTGATATTATCGGGGCCCTCTCCCTGGAAGGCCTCATGGGTACTGCCAAACCTTTTGATCCAAGATTACACGATATCCGCCCGTACCCGGGCAACAAGCTGGTGGCTCACCGCCTCAAAACCATGCTGGACAATAGCGAGATCATGGCCTCCCATATCGACTGCGGTCGCGTTCAGGACCCATACTCCCTCCGCTGCATGCCACAGGTACACGGCGCTTCCCGCACCGCATGGGAACACCTGAATTATCTCACCGGCATCGAATTGAATGCTGTCACTGATAACCCGATCATCTTCAGTGCAGAGGATACCATCAGTGGTGGTAACTTCCACGGCCAGCCAATGGCACTGCCGCTGGATTACGCTACTGTGGCCGCTGCAGAACTGGGCAATATCTCCGACCGCCGCTGCTACATGATGATCGAAGGCCGCTACGGTCTCCCCAAACTCCTCATCCAGGACGCCGGCCTTAACTCTGGCTTCATGATCCCGCAATACACCACCGCCGCACTGGTAACAGAAAATAAAACCCTCTGCTTCCCCGCCAGTGCCGATAGCGTGCCTACTTCCCTCGGACAGGAAGACCACGTTTCCATGGGCTCTATCAGCGGTCGTAAACTTAATCAGGTAATCGGTAACCTGGAATACATCCTGGCAATCGAACTCCTGTATGCCGCTCAGGCAGTGGATTTCCGCCGTCCGCTCAAATCCGGTCCTATCCTGGAAGCGGTGCACGCATTCACGCGTCAGCACGTAACCTTCGCAGACAAAGACCGCATCTTCGCCACCGACATCGAAGCACTACATAAAATCATCACCAATCAATCACTGGTAAACGTAGCCAATGAAGCTGCTGCCAATAGTCAATTATCCTTAAACGGTATTTATCATGAACAGTTTGGACTTTATTAA
- the hutU gene encoding urocanate hydratase, with protein sequence MNSLDFIKSYAAHPHYKAPHGATLHAKSWQTEAPLRMLLNNLDGEVAENPDELVVYGGIGQAARNRESLEKIIKILLELDEDHSLLVQSGKPVGIVRTHPQAPRVMLANSNLVPKWATWEHFNELRAKGLMMYGQMTAGSWIYIGTQGILQGTYETFMECGRQHFNGSLAGKLLVTAGIGGMGGAQPLAATMAGAVFLGADVDASRIQKRIDTRYIDRMTHSYEEAVQWAKEAMAKGEALSIGLVSDAGDMLERLLADGIIPDILTDQTSAHDPINGYIPNGLTLAAAADLRKQDPAHYKQLSLKSMARHVGFMLEMQRCGAVTFDYGNNIREFAKEGGEPNAFNFPGFTPAYIRPLFCEGKGPFRWVALSGDPEDIYTTDRALMEAFPENTHLINWLKQAQEKVAFQGLPARICWLGLGEREKAGLIFNDLVKTGKVKAPIVIGRDHLDCGSVASPNRETEAMKDGSDAVSDWTLLNLMSNTGGGATWVSFHHGGGVGMGYSQHAGMVVLADGTDRAAACLSRVLFNDPAMGIFRHADAGYEKAQEMAEKFGINI encoded by the coding sequence ATGAACAGTTTGGACTTTATTAAATCATACGCGGCACACCCGCATTATAAAGCACCACACGGTGCCACCCTGCACGCTAAATCCTGGCAGACGGAAGCTCCGCTGCGTATGCTGCTCAACAACCTCGATGGGGAAGTAGCTGAAAATCCGGATGAGCTGGTAGTTTACGGCGGTATCGGACAGGCAGCCCGTAACCGTGAATCCCTGGAAAAAATTATTAAAATACTGCTGGAGCTGGACGAAGACCATTCTTTGCTCGTTCAGTCAGGCAAACCGGTAGGTATCGTTCGTACCCATCCGCAGGCGCCACGCGTGATGCTGGCCAACAGCAACCTGGTACCTAAATGGGCTACCTGGGAGCATTTCAATGAACTGCGCGCCAAAGGTTTAATGATGTATGGCCAGATGACCGCCGGTAGCTGGATATATATCGGTACACAGGGTATCCTGCAAGGTACCTATGAAACCTTTATGGAATGCGGCCGCCAGCACTTCAACGGTAGCCTGGCAGGCAAACTGCTGGTAACTGCCGGCATCGGTGGTATGGGCGGCGCTCAGCCACTGGCTGCAACCATGGCAGGCGCTGTTTTCCTGGGTGCTGATGTAGATGCTTCCCGTATACAGAAACGTATCGATACCAGATACATCGATCGCATGACCCATTCTTATGAAGAAGCGGTACAATGGGCTAAAGAAGCCATGGCTAAAGGTGAAGCGCTGTCTATTGGCCTGGTAAGTGATGCGGGAGATATGTTAGAGAGATTACTGGCAGATGGTATTATCCCGGATATCCTGACCGACCAGACTTCCGCCCACGATCCGATCAATGGCTACATCCCGAATGGCCTTACGCTGGCAGCGGCTGCCGACCTGCGTAAGCAGGACCCTGCACATTACAAGCAACTGTCGCTGAAAAGCATGGCCCGCCACGTAGGCTTCATGCTGGAAATGCAGCGCTGCGGCGCCGTTACATTCGACTACGGCAACAACATCCGCGAATTCGCCAAAGAAGGCGGAGAACCAAATGCATTCAACTTCCCCGGATTTACACCGGCATATATCCGCCCGCTGTTCTGCGAAGGTAAAGGTCCTTTCAGATGGGTGGCGCTGTCCGGCGATCCTGAAGATATTTATACTACCGACCGCGCACTGATGGAAGCGTTCCCTGAAAATACACATCTCATCAACTGGCTGAAACAGGCACAGGAGAAAGTGGCATTCCAGGGATTACCTGCCCGCATCTGCTGGCTCGGACTCGGCGAACGTGAAAAAGCCGGCCTGATATTCAACGACCTCGTTAAAACAGGTAAAGTAAAAGCGCCAATTGTTATTGGCCGTGATCACCTCGACTGCGGTTCCGTAGCTTCTCCAAACCGTGAAACAGAAGCCATGAAAGATGGCTCCGACGCGGTGAGCGACTGGACACTGCTCAACCTGATGTCTAACACCGGCGGCGGCGCTACCTGGGTGTCTTTCCACCATGGCGGCGGCGTAGGTATGGGCTATTCCCAACATGCAGGCATGGTGGTACTGGCAGATGGCACGGATCGTGCTGCTGCTTGTCTGAGCCGCGTTTTATTCAATGATCCTGCCATGGGTATCTTCCGTCATGCGGATGCTGGCTATGAAAAAGCACAGGAAATGGCGGAAAAATTCGGTATCAATATCTAA
- the hutI gene encoding imidazolonepropionase — MLIGPFSQILPMSGLPLKGALQDDQLPVIHNGGIIVEGGTIVAVGIFTDLQQEYPQHEIFPINEPLVLLPGFIDCHTHICFDGSRSRDYAMRIAGKSYLEIARAGGGIWDSVTKTRIADQVTLTENTIARANRHLLEGVTTMEVKSGYGLDLESELKMLKAIQLAGQHTPATLVPTCLAAHMKPRDFEGDETAYLDWVLQELLPAVKAGALANRVDIFIEETAFSAPAATTYLKSAAALGFKATVHADQFTAGGAAVAVEVGALSADHLEASTDKEIAMLAASDTVAVVLPGASLGLGMHYAPARKLLNEGACVAIASDWNPGSAPMGDLLLQAAVMSAAEKLSTAEVFAALTFRAAPALELKNAGQLVPGFLADMQAYPTNDYRDILYFQGKLKPSRVWKKGEIVTNL; from the coding sequence ATGTTAATCGGACCTTTCTCTCAAATACTGCCTATGAGCGGTCTCCCGCTCAAAGGCGCCCTCCAGGATGATCAACTGCCGGTTATACACAACGGCGGTATCATCGTAGAAGGCGGTACCATAGTGGCTGTAGGTATATTCACCGACCTGCAGCAGGAATATCCGCAACATGAAATCTTTCCCATCAATGAACCCCTGGTATTACTGCCAGGGTTCATTGACTGCCACACGCATATCTGTTTCGACGGAAGCCGTAGCCGCGACTACGCCATGCGTATTGCCGGTAAGTCTTACCTCGAAATTGCACGCGCTGGTGGCGGTATCTGGGACTCTGTTACCAAAACACGTATAGCCGACCAGGTTACCCTTACAGAAAATACTATCGCCCGTGCGAACAGACACCTGCTGGAAGGTGTTACTACCATGGAAGTAAAGAGTGGCTATGGGCTGGATCTTGAAAGTGAGCTGAAGATGCTCAAAGCTATTCAGCTGGCAGGGCAACATACACCAGCTACACTGGTTCCTACCTGTCTCGCAGCACATATGAAGCCACGTGATTTTGAAGGGGATGAAACAGCTTACCTGGACTGGGTTTTACAGGAGTTACTACCTGCTGTCAAAGCGGGTGCACTGGCAAACAGGGTAGATATTTTCATAGAAGAAACAGCGTTTTCGGCCCCTGCAGCTACCACCTATCTGAAAAGCGCTGCAGCACTGGGCTTTAAGGCTACTGTTCATGCCGATCAGTTTACTGCCGGCGGTGCTGCCGTAGCGGTGGAAGTAGGTGCACTTTCTGCTGATCACCTGGAAGCAAGCACAGATAAGGAAATAGCCATGCTGGCGGCTTCAGATACCGTAGCAGTGGTGCTTCCCGGCGCTTCTCTGGGATTGGGAATGCACTATGCACCCGCCAGGAAGTTACTCAACGAAGGTGCCTGTGTGGCCATCGCCAGCGACTGGAACCCGGGTTCCGCGCCTATGGGCGATCTGCTGCTGCAAGCCGCTGTGATGAGTGCCGCCGAAAAATTGTCTACCGCTGAAGTGTTTGCAGCACTTACCTTTAGGGCTGCTCCGGCCCTGGAACTGAAGAACGCCGGACAACTGGTTCCCGGCTTCCTCGCTGATATGCAGGCATATCCTACCAACGACTACAGGGATATCCTCTATTTCCAGGGTAAGCTGAAACCTTCCAGGGTATGGAAAAAAGGTGAAATAGTTACAAACTTATGA
- the hutG gene encoding formimidoylglutamase, with product MITKEFYHPTTEGSWTGRTDGTTPDLLRWHQVVKPVNLLSEPLPPLAENQKGVAFLGFACDEGVRRNKGRVGAKDGPAAIRAMLGNFPAHLTENAVLIDAGDVACLDGRMENAQVVLAEAVKALLLAGYLPVVLGGGHEIAYGHARGIREYAHQQKVRVGYINIDAHFDIRVPGPEGPSSGTSFYQLAQEAKDNNEPFNYLALGIQKLGNTRQLFNLAGESGATYVSADAFHLNDKDTLNAAVEHFLTQVDYVYLTTCLDVFSSAFAPGVSATAYNGIQPDGLFLQSYRAIMESGKVKGVDVAELNPVYDLDNRTAKLAAALVFETVMAHCGDDTI from the coding sequence ATGATAACAAAGGAATTCTATCACCCCACTACAGAAGGCTCCTGGACGGGCCGTACCGATGGCACCACTCCTGATCTGCTCAGGTGGCATCAGGTGGTAAAACCGGTAAATCTCCTGTCGGAACCCTTGCCTCCGCTGGCAGAAAATCAGAAAGGTGTGGCTTTTCTGGGCTTTGCCTGCGACGAAGGTGTAAGGCGTAACAAAGGCCGTGTAGGTGCTAAAGATGGTCCGGCGGCAATCCGTGCCATGCTGGGCAATTTCCCTGCTCACCTGACGGAGAATGCTGTATTGATAGATGCAGGTGATGTCGCTTGTCTGGATGGACGCATGGAAAATGCACAGGTAGTACTTGCGGAAGCCGTGAAAGCCTTACTGCTGGCAGGTTACCTGCCGGTGGTATTAGGAGGTGGTCACGAAATTGCGTATGGTCATGCCCGTGGTATCCGTGAATATGCCCACCAGCAAAAGGTAAGGGTAGGGTATATTAATATAGATGCTCATTTTGATATCCGTGTTCCGGGACCAGAAGGCCCTTCTTCGGGCACCAGCTTCTACCAGCTGGCGCAGGAAGCCAAAGACAATAATGAGCCTTTCAATTATCTCGCCTTAGGCATCCAGAAACTGGGAAACACCCGTCAGCTCTTTAACCTGGCAGGAGAATCCGGCGCAACCTATGTAAGTGCCGACGCATTCCACCTGAATGATAAAGATACCCTGAACGCCGCTGTAGAACACTTTCTCACCCAGGTCGACTATGTATACCTGACCACCTGCCTCGACGTATTTTCTTCCGCATTTGCACCAGGCGTAAGCGCTACAGCCTATAACGGCATCCAGCCGGATGGCTTGTTCCTGCAAAGCTACCGCGCCATTATGGAAAGCGGAAAAGTAAAAGGAGTAGATGTGGCTGAACTGAATCCTGTATATGATTTAGATAATCGTACCGCCAAACTCGCTGCTGCACTGGTTTTCGAAACCGTGATGGCGCATTGCGGTGATGATACGATTTAA
- a CDS encoding CHAD domain-containing protein, whose product MVKEALYNYLLSETTALVAAHNKLALKPRDHAAVHEQRTGVKKLRAFFDLTDNIPGLKFKYGHYLNKVRMLQAIAGVARDAQLQTRALTAYEKPLSWRFGYAHLLLQEKQAVAAALTVTASKRLKLSSLKELPKIFKEHLDAIPEQRLNTLLLTYIDDTYGGVTAPSTKAGHVEWHSLRKKMKNAYYQLTILKDVLPPTSHYHKMLAFAKKAGELLGNWHDSSELYLFVQATIRKAKKEKLPLPVKAMQLLKILKQESQERLALCALHFPGRIV is encoded by the coding sequence ATGGTAAAGGAAGCCTTATATAACTATCTGTTATCCGAAACCACAGCACTGGTCGCTGCGCATAACAAGCTGGCCCTTAAACCCCGCGACCACGCCGCCGTTCACGAACAACGAACAGGCGTAAAAAAATTACGCGCTTTCTTCGATCTCACAGATAACATTCCAGGGCTGAAATTCAAATATGGCCACTACCTTAACAAAGTTCGCATGTTACAGGCAATTGCCGGTGTAGCCCGCGATGCACAACTGCAAACACGTGCACTGACCGCCTACGAAAAACCACTCAGCTGGCGATTCGGCTATGCGCATCTGCTGTTGCAGGAAAAGCAGGCAGTAGCAGCAGCATTAACGGTGACAGCCAGTAAAAGACTAAAACTCTCCTCACTGAAAGAGCTGCCAAAAATATTTAAGGAACACCTGGATGCCATACCGGAACAGCGATTGAACACATTACTCCTGACCTATATAGACGATACCTACGGCGGTGTTACAGCACCTTCTACCAAAGCGGGACATGTAGAATGGCACAGCCTGCGCAAGAAAATGAAAAATGCCTATTACCAGCTGACCATATTGAAGGATGTATTGCCACCCACTTCCCATTACCATAAAATGCTGGCATTTGCAAAGAAAGCCGGTGAGTTGTTAGGCAACTGGCACGATAGCAGCGAGCTGTATCTCTTTGTACAGGCTACTATAAGAAAGGCTAAAAAAGAAAAGCTGCCCTTGCCGGTAAAGGCAATGCAGCTCCTGAAAATATTAAAACAGGAAAGCCAGGAAAGACTGGCATTATGTGCCCTGCACTTCCCCGGAAGAATTGTCTAG